The stretch of DNA CCGATTCAGCAATTGGAATAATATAATTTACATCGTTATAAAAAGACGCAAAAACAAAACCTGAACTATTTTCACTTTCTAATTCATGTAACGTATCATTTTGTTGAAACAAACCATTTGAAACGTGATCATTTGGTTTAGAATAAATTACAAAAGGAAGATTTTGCTCAAGTTGTGAATATAATTTAGAAAATAATTCGGTCATTTTATCTTCTTCTTGGTAATACCATATTCGTTAACTTACAAAGCGAAATTAAAGCTCCTTGTTCGTCAACAATTCTAATTTCCCACAAATGAATACTTTTTCCTTTATGAATAACTTTTGCAGTAGCATAAACAGTTCCTTCTCTTTTACTTTTCAAATGATTGGCACTAATTTCTATACCTCTCACTTCAGTAACTTCAGGGTTTATAAACATAATTGATGCGGCACTACCAACACTTTCTGCTAAAGCAACACTAGCACCACCATGTAAAAGCCCCATTGGTTGATGTACTCTAGGATTTACAGGCATTTTTGCCGTTAGAAAATCTTCACCAGCATCTATAAATTCAATTTCTAATGTTTCCATTAATGTATTCTCAGAAAGCTTTGCACAAAGCTTCAAAAAAGCATCTTTATCAAACATGATTATTTTTTTTGTAAAATTACTATTTTCTGCTCGAAAGAAATAAACTAAAACTTACAATATTTCGTTATGTAAAAAATAGTAGTATTTTTACCTAAAAAAGATTCTAAATGAAACATTATATCATTGCCTTTTTAACCATATTTACCATATTAACTACATCTTGTCGAAATGATTTTGATTTTGAGCCTAATGTTGGCAACCTTAAATTTTCTAGAGACACTATTTATTTAGATACCGTTTTTACAACAATTGGGTCCAGTACTTATACTTTAAAAGTTTATAATAAATCAGATAAAAACATTTCTATTCCTAATTTACGACTTGGTAAAGGTGAAAGTTCAAAATACAGACTAATGGTTGATGGAATGCCAGGAAAAGTTTTTGAAAACGTTGAACTTTTGGCAAAAGACAGCATGTTTATTTTTATTGAAGTAACAGCCGATGTTGCTGATGCAAATCCGGGAGACTTCCTTTATACTGATCAAATACAATTTGGAAATAATTCTGAATTTCAAACAGTTGAATTAGTTACTTTAATTCAAGATGCCTATTTTATTTTTCCGCAAAGAACTTTAAATCCTGATGACACTTATACTTATGAATCTTTAACACTAGGTCTTGACGAAGAAGGAAACCCTATTACGATCCAAGGGCAGTTTTTAGATTCAGCTGATCCTGATAATGGTAATGAATTACATTGGACCAATGAAAAACCCTATGTAATTTATGGCTATACTGCAGTACCTCCTAATGAAACTTTGGTTGTTGATGCTGGCGCTCGCATTCATTTTCATGCCGAATCGGGTTTGATTGTCGCAAACAATGCTTCTTTACATGTTGAAGGAGATTATTCAACAACAGAAGCATTAGAAAATGAAGTTATTTTTGAAGGAGATCGTTTAGAACCAAGTTTTTCTGACGTTCCAGGTCAATGGGGAACTATATGGTTTACTCAAGGTAGTACAAATAATATCATTTCTAATTTAACAATCAAAAACGCAACAGTAGGAATGTTAATTGAAGGAAATGATGGAACTACATCTCCAACAATTGATATGAAAAATGTTCAAATTTACGATTGTTCCAATGTAGGCGTTTTGGCAAGAACAGGAAATATTGTTGGAAAAAATATGGTTGTAAACAATTGTGGTCAGGCAAGTATTGCTTGTACATTAGGCGGAAGTTACGATTTTACACATTGTACTTTTGCAAACTATTGGCCAATTCCTAAACAATATTGCGTTGTAATTAACGATTATTTAGAAACTTCAGATCAAACAATTGTAGAACCATTAGTAAAAGCAGATTTTAAAAATTGTATTTTATATGGTTCACCAAATTTATCTTTATCTATAGACAAACAAGGAAATGGACCTGATATAAACGATCCAAACTTCAATTATTCTTTTGACAGTAGTTTGATAAAATTTGTTGATTTGTCACATATATACAGTTCACATCCCTTATATCAATTTACTGGAGCTAATTATACAAATTGTTTAATTGCAACGAATTCAACAAATAATAGACCCGACTTCAAAGACCCAAATAATAATGAATTAATCATTGGTGAAGATTCTTCTGCAAGAGGTTTAGCAAATAGTTCTTATGCTACATTTAATGATATACTAAACAATCAACGTAATTCAACAGTTGGTTTCGACAGTGGAGCATATAATTGGATAATATTTGAATAGAATAAAATATTACTTTGAACTTCTGTTTTTTTGAGATAAATTTGCATTTTCAACAACACACTAACTTATACATACAATGATTCATTTCTTCGGAAACCAATCCAATGTAGTTTATGCGGTACAATCGCAAAACGAATTATCGACTGAAGATATCAACAAATTAAACTGGTTATTCAACTCGCAACTAGACAACATTTACACGAAAATAAATACTAAAGAGGCATCGCTTGATGCTTTTTTTGTTGGACCTCGTGCCGCAATGGTTACACCTTGGAGTACCAATGCTGTTGAAATAACTCAAAATATGGGGATTTCTGGAATTATTCGAATTGAAGAATTCCAAAAAGTGGATAGTGCTTTTACTGATTTCGATCCGATGTTATCACAAAAGTATTCTGAACTAAATCAAGAAATTTATACAATCAATATTCAACCAGAACCAATTTTAGAAATTGAAGATATTGATGCTTATAACCAACAAGAAGGTTTAGCACTTAGTGCTGAAGAAGTTGAATACTTACATAACTTATCAAACAAAATTGGAAGAAAATTAACAGATTCTGAAATCTTTGCTTTCTCACAAGCGAATTCAGAACACTGTCGTCACAAAATTTTCAACGGAACGTTTGTTATTGATGGTGAAGAAAAACCAACTTCCTTATTCAAATTAATCAAGAAAACATCGGAGACGCATCCAAACGATATTGTTTCGGCTTATAAAGATAACGTAGCTTTTGTAAAAGGTCCGAAAGCTACACAATTTGCTCCAAAAAGCGCTGACAAACCCGATTTTTATCAAGAAAAAGAGTTTGACTCGGTTTTATCATTAAAAGCGGAAACACACAACTTCCCTACTACGGTTGAGCCTTTCAATGGTGCTGCAACAGGTTCTGGTGGTGAAATTCGTGACCGTTTAGCTGGTGGACAAGGTTCGTTGCCATTAGCGGGAACTGCTGTTTACATGACTTCATACTCAAGACTTGAAGAAACTCGTCCTTGGGAAAAAGGCATGGAAGAAAGAAAATGGTTGTACCAAACACCAATGGATATCTTAATCAAAGCTTCGAATGGTGCTTCTGATTTCGGCAACAAATTTGGGCAACCGTTAATTACAGGTTCTGTTTTAACTTTCGAACATGAAGAAGAAGCTCGCAAATTAGGTTTCGATAAAGTAATCATGTTAGCAGGTGGTGTTGGATATGGAAAATTAGATCAAGCGATAAAACACGAACCTAAAGAAGGCGATAAAATCGTTATTCTAGGTGGTGAAAATTATAGAATTGGTATGGGTGGAGCTGCGGTTTCATCTGCAGATACTGGAGCTTTTGGTTCTGGAATTGAATTAAATGCGATTCAACGTTCGAATCCTGAAATGCAAAAACGTGCTGCTAATGCTATTCGTGGTTTAGTGGAAAGTGATAACAATCCTATTGTTTCAATTCACGATCACGGTGCAGGTGGACACTTAAACTGTTTATCTGAATTAGTGGAAGCTACTGGAGGTTTAATCGATTTAGACAAATTACCAGTTGGTGACCCAACGCTTTCGGCTAAAGAAATTATTGGTAACGAATCGCAAGAAAGAATGGGATTGGTTATTGGTGAAAAAGATATCGATACCTTACAAAGGATAGCTGAAAGAGAGCGTTCTCCAATGTACACTGTTGGTGATGTTACTAACGACCATAGATTTACATTTGTAACCCGCAATGAAAAATATTTTTTACCAAAAGACGAGCGGGTTCTTGACTTCCAAAATTCAAATAATACTGAGGAAAAATCGAAAACTACTGGGGCAAAACCAATGGATTATGCTTTAGAAGATTTCTTCGGAAGTTCTCCAAAAACCATTATGAACGACAAAAATGTAGCTCGTAATTATGCAAATCCTGATTATTCGATTTCAGAAATTCCAAATTACTTAAACCAAGTTTTACAGTTAGAAGCGGTTGCTTGTAAAGATTGGTTAACGAATAAAGTAGACCGTTGTGTGGGTGGTCGCGTTGCAAAACAACAATGTGCTGGACCGTTACAATTGCCTTTAAATAACGTAGGTGTAATGGCATTAGACTTCAAAGGAAAAGAAGGAATTGCTACGACTATCGGACACTCACCTGTATCAGCTATTGTTGATCCAGTTGCGGGTTCTAAAAATTCAATTGGTGAAGCCTTATCGAACTTAGTTTGGGCACCATTAAAAGATGGTTTACAATCGGTTTCGTTATCAGCAAACTGGATGTGGGCTTGTAAAAATGAAGGTGAAGATGCTCGTTTATACGATGCAGTTCAAGGTTGTTCGGAATTTGCTATTGAATTAGGAATCAATATTCCAACTGGAAAAGATTCGTTATCCATGAAACAAAAATATCCAAACGATGAAGTAATTGCTCCGGGAACGGTTATTATTTCAGCTATTGGAAATTGTTCAAATATTACAAAAGTAGTAGAGCCAGTTTTAAAAAGAAATGGTGGTAATATCTACTACATAAACTTATCACAAGATTCTTTTAAATTAGGTGGAAGTTCATTCTATCAAATTTTAAATAAAGTGGGTTCTGAAGTTCCAACCGTTAAAAATGCTGATTATTTCAAAAAAGCGTTCAATACGTTACAAGATTTAATCAAAGAAAGAAAAATTAAGGCTGGACACGATATTGGAAGTGGTGGTTTAATCACAACTTTATTAGAAATGTCTTTTGCTGAAGTTGGTGTAGGTGCCAACTACGATTTATCTGTTTTAGGAGAATCGGATTCTGCAAAAGCGTTATTTAATGAAAATATTGCTGTTGTTTTCCAAGCAGATGCTGAAGTTGAAGCCGTTTTCAAAGCAAACGGAATTGAAATATTCAATATTGGTTCGGTTGTAGAAGGTGATTTCGTTTCTATAAAAAATGGAAATGACAACTTCAATTTCTCAGTTACTGAAACGAGAGATACTTGGTACAAAACATCGTATTTATTAGATACAAAACAATCTCGTAATGGTATGGCAGAAGCGCGTTATGCGAACTATAAAAACCAACCATTAGAATTTACTTTCCCTGCTAACTTTGATGGTACCCTTCGACAAGCTCAGGGTGACGTTGCTCCTATTGGTTCTAGACCAAAAGCAGCTATTATTCGTGAAAAAGGAAGTAATTCGGAACGCGAAATGGCAAATGCTATGTATTTAGCTGGATTTGATGTAAAAGACGTTCACATGACGGATTTAATTTCAGGTCGTGAAACATTAGAAGATATTCAGTTTATTGGTGCTGTTGGTGGATTCTCTAACTCTGACGTTTTAGGTTCTGCTAAAGGTTGGGCTGGTGCTTTCTTATACAATGAAAAAGCCAATACTGCATTGAAAAACTTCTTCAAAAGAGAAGATACACTTTCTGTTGGAATTTGTAATGGATGTCAGTTACTAATGGAATTAGAATTGATAAATCCAGAGCATGAAGTTCATGGAAAAATGCACCACAATACTTCAAATAAACACGAAAGCGGATTTACTTCAGTAAAAATTCAAAAGAATAATTCTGTAATGCTATCTTCTTTAGAAGGATTAACGTTAGGCGTTTGGATTTCACATGGAGAAGGTAAATTCAAATTACCTTATGCTGAAGATAAATATAACATTGTAGCAAAATATGCTTATGAAGGTTATCCTGCAAATCCTAATGGTTCTGATTTCAATACAGCTATGATGTGTGATACAACAGGAAGACATTTAGTAATGATGCCACATATTGAACGTTCAACTTTCCCTTGGAACTGGGCAAATTATCCAGAACGCGGACAAAAAGACGAAGTTTCACCATGGTTAGAAGCATTTGTAAATGCCAGAAAATGGATTGAAAATCAAAAATAATTAAACAAAAGAGCCATTCGTTCGAATGGCTTTTTTTATATTTTAAATTAAAATTTATTTCACAGAATCTTTTCTTGAAATATACGAATGAAGAAAATCTCCTTTTGGTTTTCCTAAATCAAATGAAGACCATTTTGTTAAGAAACGAGTTGAAGTACGCGCTTCATCTCTATCCATTCCTTCATATTCTATTCTGTAAATTGCTGAATACATTTCTGCTCTACCTACTCCGTGATAACAATGAATTAAAACAGGATAATTGGTAGAATCATCCATAATCTTGAAGAAGTAATCTAAATTGTGTTTCTTTGGTACTTGATCAGAACCGTTATTATAGTAATTAACACCAGGAATTTTAGCAATTGCTTCCTTTTCTGCGATCAATTCTTCAGGAACTTCAGGATTGTTTTCTAAATCTCCAGTTCCAGGAAAACGTAAATCAACAACACTTTTAATGTTATTTTCTTTGATGTAAGCTTCTAACTCGTCTGGAGGAATAACTCCCGATTTATAAACTTTTCCTTCTGTAATTGTTTCAAAATTGTGGTTAATATGCATATCATACACATATTTTCCCCCGAAAATAGCTCCTGCAACTAGTACTGCTATTAAAATTTTTTTTACCATGGTTTATCTAATTTTTGGTCAATTATTTTTTCCATATAATCTTGAACAAATGCTTTACAAGCTTCACCTACTTTCTCCATCTCAGGAGTTTTTTTGTCAATTAAATTATGTTCAAGCCCTTTATCTTTTATATCGTAATAACCCGTTATGTTTTTACCATCAAAATTACAAATATAATTCCCCATTTGTAATTGATAACCTCCACTATTATAACTAATAACAAATGGTTTTATTTCATAATCTCCAACTAAACTTCTTCCCCAACTTCTAAATGGCTGTTTATAACCAATTAAATCCATAATTGTTGGATAGATATCAATTTGTTGCGCTAATTCTTTATGTACTCCTACTAAATCACTATTAGGTTTGAAGATTAAAATTGGAACGGCATCGCGATTCAATACTTTTTTATATTCGTCGTAATATTTTAAATTACCATGATCAGCAGTTATAATAAAAATTGTATTGTTATACCAAGGCATTTTTTTAGCTTCTTCGAAAAACTTTTTAAATGCATAATCAGTATAACCTACACATTTATGAATAGCAATATCGCCTGCAGGAAACTTATCCTTGTACTTTTCAGGAACTGTGTAAGGTTCGTGAGAAGATACTGTAAAAATGGTGCTAAAAAATGGCGCTTTCTTTTTGTCTAGAGTTTCTTTCATAAAATGGAAAAAAGGTTCATCCCAAATTCCCCAAGAACCATCAAACTCATCATCATTGTTAAACTCAGTTTTACCATAATAATGATCAAATCCTAAAATATTTGAAAAACCTAAAAATCCCATTGAACCATTTGGCGCTCCGTGGAAAAAAGATGTATCATAACCCAATTCGTTCAAAATTGAAACAATAGATTGAATTTTTTGTTTCGGATAAGGCGATGATGTAAACGCATCTTTAAAAGATGGAATTCCACTTAAAACAGAAGACATTCCGTGAATTGATTTTCTTCCATTTGCATAAGCATTCGTATAAATTAAACTATGCTGTGCTAGAGAATCAATAAACGGTGTATATCCTTTGTAGTTTGGAATATTCATATCTTTATTAAAAGAACCTAAATATTCTCTTCCGTAGCTTTCTGTAATAAACAAAACAATATTTGGTCTCGATTCAGGAAAATTAGCATATTGCTTTTTGGGTTTAAAATATTGATTAACCAAAGTAGAATCTACTAAATTTATTTTTTTAAAACTCGTTTGATTAATTGTTCTAATAATTGAAAACGGAGTATTTAATACTATATCAGCATGTTGTGGTTGTTTAACATGTCGATTCGCATCAATCATATTAATTGGTCGCGTACTTTTTTTAAAATCGCCTCTAATGCCACCAACAACTAATAATCCTGCGATAACAAATCCAATTGCAGAAAAAGAAAAATATTTTACTTTAGAACTTGGAACTTGCTCTTTTACTTTTACTTTTTTGTATAGATATATCCACGCAAAAGCACAAACAACAAAAGCTAAATAAACATGCCAATAGCTTACTAAGAATCTAAAAAACATATTTGCTTTATTAGTTTCATTTTCTAGAACACTATAAACAGCTACGGTTGTTCTTGAAAAATATACTTGTAATATATAAAATCAATGAAGTTTGTAGCAAAAGCAATTAAGTTTAAAGTAAAATACACATAGGTTAAGAATTTTTGATAACCTTTACTAGTGTTGTACCAAATAGGAATTATGGAAAGTACAATAAATAAACTATTTGCATATAAAATAGCCGCAGTATCAAAAGCTAATCCATAGTACGCCAGTTCAAAAAACTCACCTATCGAATTTACTTTTAAAAGACTATAATTGTATATAAAAAATAAAACTCTAACTATAAAGTAAAAAACGTAAGCTAAAAGTAATCGATACAATAAAACAGAATATTCTTGAAATCGAAATATCTTATTGAATTTGTTCATGTTGCAATTTTGAACGACAAAAATACAAAATCTAATAGTTTAAAAATTGTTAAATAATTTTTATAAAATATTATGCATGCATAATATTCAGAAAATCAACACAATAGCTTAAAAATCAAGGTTTTTCAAATAAGAAGATGCTAAAAAATGTCCTAAATATTTAAAAATTCCTTAATTTGCAGGCACTAATTTTCTGAAAAAATGAATAAAATTACTAGGATTTTTGATTTTCCTTACTATCAATTAGAAAACTACAATCTTAAAGATGCTTTTGTTTCCAAAGTAGATGGAATTTGGGTAAAAACATCAACATCAGAATATATAGAAAAAGCAAATGCTATTTCAAAAGCATTATTACATCTTGGATTAAAAAAAGGAAGCAAAATTGCCCTAATTTCTTCTAATAATAGAACAGAATGGAACATTATGGATATCGGAATTTCTCAAATTGGTGCTGTTTCTATTCCAATTTATCCAACAGTTTCTGCTGAAGAATTTGATTATATTTTTAACCATTCTGAAGCCGAACTTTGTATTCTTTCAGATGAAATTTTATTCGAAAAAATTAATGCAATTAGAAGTCAACTTCCTTTTGTAAAAGAAATTTATTCTTTTGATGTTGTTAAAGGTTGTAAAAATTGGAACGAATTATTAGAATTAGGAAACTCTTTAAATAATTTAGACCAAGTTGAAGAAGCAAAAAATAAGGTTGACACAAAAGATTTGGTAACCATTATTTACACTTCAGGAACAACAGGAAAACCAAAAGGTGTAATGCTTTCTCATGAAAACTTAGTAAGTGATACATTGGGTTCGTTTAAAAGAGTTCCACTTAAATTTGGTGATAGTAGAGCAATGAGCTTCTTGCCTATTTGCCACGTTTTCGAAAGAGTATTAACTTACATCTATCAATATTCAGGAATTTCAATTTATTATGCCGAGTCTATCGATAAAATTGCCGAGAATATTAAAGAAGTAAAGCCAAATGTAATGACCGTTGTACCAAGACTTTTAGAAAAAGTTTACGATAAAATTATAGAAAGAGGTTCTGAACTTTCAGGAATAAAAAGAGCACTTTTCTTTTGGTCAGTTAAAATTGGTGAACAATATCAACCTTATGGTGCTAATGGTTGGTTTTATAGTTTAAAATTAGCAATTGCAAACAAATTAGTTTTAAGCAAATGGAAAGAAGGTCTTGGTGGAAATCTTGAAATTATTGTTTCCGGAAGTGCTCCTTTACAACACCGATTAATAAAAATATTTACAGCGAGTAAAATTACAGTTATGGAAGGTTACGGTTTAACTGAAACTTCACCTGTAATAGCTGTTAACGACATGAGAAATGGCGGATTCAAAATAGGAACTGTTGGTAAACCTTTAGATAATATTGAAGTTAAAATAGCTGAAGATGGTGAAATTCTTTGTAAAGGACCAATTGTAATGATGGGCTATTATAAAGATGAAGAAAAAACAGCAAGTATTATTAAAGATGGCTTTTTTCATACAGAAGATATTGGCGAACTAGATGCTGAAGGCTTTTTAAAAATTACAGATCGTAAAAAGGAAATGTTCAAAACATCGGGTGGCAAATATGTGGCACCTCAAGTCTTAGAAAACGACTTTAAACAATCGCGTTTTATAGAACAAATTATGGTAATTGGTGAAGGTCAAAAAATGCCAGCCGCTTTTATTCAGTTAGATTTTCAATTTGTAAAACAATGGGCAGAAAAAAAGCATTTAAACATTGGAAATACAAACGAAGAAATAATTAATAATCCTCAAGTTAGAGAACGTGTTCAACATGTTTTAGATTCTATTAATCCGAAATTTGGAAAATGGGAACAAATAAAAAGATTTGAATTAACTCCTGAAGTCTGGTCAATTGAAGGCGGCGAACTAACTCCTACTTTAAAAGTAAAAAGAAAACAGATATTAAGTAAGTATAAAGACTTGTACGATAAGATTTACAATTAGAACATTTTAACATATTTTGAAAAAATATTAATATAAGTTCTGCAAATAATGTTAATATTTTTTATCATCTATAAAAAAATTTGGGTTTAAAATACAAATTCACTAATTTGCTACTCTTAATTATAAAAAATAATGAACGAAATTACGCGCTTATTTGATTTTCCTTATTACCAATTGCAAAAATATAACTTAGATGCTGCTTTGGTAACTAAATATAATGGAAAATGGGTAAAAACTTCAACCCAAAAATACATCGATGAATCTAATAAACTTTCAAGAGCTTTATTAAGATTAGGAGTCGAAAAAAACCAAAAAATTGCCATAATTTCTTCTACCAACAGAACAGAATGGCACATGTGCGATATTGGTATTCTTCAAATTGGAGCACAAACAGTTCCTATTTACCCAACAATCGCTGCAGATGATTATGAATATATTTTAAATCACTCAGAATCTAGCTATTGCTTTATTTCTGATGCAGAAGTGTTTGAAAAAATAAATTCTATAAAACACAAAGTTCCTTCATTAAAAGAAATTTATTCTTACGATGAAATTAATGGTTGTAAAAACTGGAATAAAGTTCTTAGTCTTGGTGAAGATCAATCGAACCAAAATGAAGTAGAAAATAGAAAGGATAGTATTGTAACTACTGATTTAGCTACAATTATTTATACATCTGGAACTACAGGAAGACCAAAAGGTGTTATGTTAACTCATGAAAATATCGTTTCTGATGTTTTGATGAGTGCACCACGCGTTCCATTTGAACCAGGCGCTTATAAAGCATTAAGTTTCTTGCCTATTTGTCATATTTTCGAAAGAATGATTACTTATTTGTATCAGTATCTCGGTGTATCAATATATTTTGCTGAAAGTATTGAAAAAATATCAGACAATTTAAAAGAAGTGCATCCAAATGTAATGACAGTTGTACCACGTCTTTTAGAAAAAGTTTATGATAAAATTTATGCTAAAGGTGCCGAGTTAACCGGAATTAAAAAGAAACTTTTCTTTTGGGCTACAGGTTTAGGAATTCAATACAAACCTTATGAAGAAAATGGTTGGTGGTATGAATTTCAATTAAAAATTGCACGTAAATTAATTTTCTCTAAATGGCAAGAAGCTCTTGGTGGAGAATTAAAATTACTTGTTTCGGGTAGTGCTGCATTACAACCAAGATTAACAAAAGTCTTTACAGCTGCCGGAATTCCCGTTATGGAAGGTTATGGTTTAACTGAAACTTCTCCTGTTATTTCGGTAAATGATATGCGAAATAGAGGTTTCAAAGTTGGAAGTGTTGGTAAAGTTTTAAACGGAGTTGAAGTTAAAATTGCAGAAGACGGCGAAATTCTTTGTAAAGGACCAAATGTAATGATTGGTTATTATAAAGATGAGGAAAAAACCAATGAAGTTTTACAAAATGGATATTTTCACACTGGTGATATTGGAGAAATCGACGCTGAAGGTTTCTTAAAAATTACCGATCGTAAAAAAGAAATGTTCAAAACTTCTGGTGGTAAATATGTAGCACCTCAGTTATTAGAAAATACATTTAAACAGTCTCGTTTTATAGAACAAATTATGGTTATTGGTGAAGGCGAAAAAATGCCTGCTGCTTTTATACAACCAAGTTTTGAGTTTGTTCAAGAATGGGCTTCAAGACATGGTAAATCAAACATTGGTACAACAAACGAAGAAATTTGTAAAAACGAAGAAGTTATTC from Flavobacterium haoranii encodes:
- the purL gene encoding phosphoribosylformylglycinamidine synthase, which gives rise to MIHFFGNQSNVVYAVQSQNELSTEDINKLNWLFNSQLDNIYTKINTKEASLDAFFVGPRAAMVTPWSTNAVEITQNMGISGIIRIEEFQKVDSAFTDFDPMLSQKYSELNQEIYTINIQPEPILEIEDIDAYNQQEGLALSAEEVEYLHNLSNKIGRKLTDSEIFAFSQANSEHCRHKIFNGTFVIDGEEKPTSLFKLIKKTSETHPNDIVSAYKDNVAFVKGPKATQFAPKSADKPDFYQEKEFDSVLSLKAETHNFPTTVEPFNGAATGSGGEIRDRLAGGQGSLPLAGTAVYMTSYSRLEETRPWEKGMEERKWLYQTPMDILIKASNGASDFGNKFGQPLITGSVLTFEHEEEARKLGFDKVIMLAGGVGYGKLDQAIKHEPKEGDKIVILGGENYRIGMGGAAVSSADTGAFGSGIELNAIQRSNPEMQKRAANAIRGLVESDNNPIVSIHDHGAGGHLNCLSELVEATGGLIDLDKLPVGDPTLSAKEIIGNESQERMGLVIGEKDIDTLQRIAERERSPMYTVGDVTNDHRFTFVTRNEKYFLPKDERVLDFQNSNNTEEKSKTTGAKPMDYALEDFFGSSPKTIMNDKNVARNYANPDYSISEIPNYLNQVLQLEAVACKDWLTNKVDRCVGGRVAKQQCAGPLQLPLNNVGVMALDFKGKEGIATTIGHSPVSAIVDPVAGSKNSIGEALSNLVWAPLKDGLQSVSLSANWMWACKNEGEDARLYDAVQGCSEFAIELGINIPTGKDSLSMKQKYPNDEVIAPGTVIISAIGNCSNITKVVEPVLKRNGGNIYYINLSQDSFKLGGSSFYQILNKVGSEVPTVKNADYFKKAFNTLQDLIKERKIKAGHDIGSGGLITTLLEMSFAEVGVGANYDLSVLGESDSAKALFNENIAVVFQADAEVEAVFKANGIEIFNIGSVVEGDFVSIKNGNDNFNFSVTETRDTWYKTSYLLDTKQSRNGMAEARYANYKNQPLEFTFPANFDGTLRQAQGDVAPIGSRPKAAIIREKGSNSEREMANAMYLAGFDVKDVHMTDLISGRETLEDIQFIGAVGGFSNSDVLGSAKGWAGAFLYNEKANTALKNFFKREDTLSVGICNGCQLLMELELINPEHEVHGKMHHNTSNKHESGFTSVKIQKNNSVMLSSLEGLTLGVWISHGEGKFKLPYAEDKYNIVAKYAYEGYPANPNGSDFNTAMMCDTTGRHLVMMPHIERSTFPWNWANYPERGQKDEVSPWLEAFVNARKWIENQK
- a CDS encoding AMP-dependent synthetase/ligase, with the protein product MNEITRLFDFPYYQLQKYNLDAALVTKYNGKWVKTSTQKYIDESNKLSRALLRLGVEKNQKIAIISSTNRTEWHMCDIGILQIGAQTVPIYPTIAADDYEYILNHSESSYCFISDAEVFEKINSIKHKVPSLKEIYSYDEINGCKNWNKVLSLGEDQSNQNEVENRKDSIVTTDLATIIYTSGTTGRPKGVMLTHENIVSDVLMSAPRVPFEPGAYKALSFLPICHIFERMITYLYQYLGVSIYFAESIEKISDNLKEVHPNVMTVVPRLLEKVYDKIYAKGAELTGIKKKLFFWATGLGIQYKPYEENGWWYEFQLKIARKLIFSKWQEALGGELKLLVSGSAALQPRLTKVFTAAGIPVMEGYGLTETSPVISVNDMRNRGFKVGSVGKVLNGVEVKIAEDGEILCKGPNVMIGYYKDEEKTNEVLQNGYFHTGDIGEIDAEGFLKITDRKKEMFKTSGGKYVAPQLLENTFKQSRFIEQIMVIGEGEKMPAAFIQPSFEFVQEWASRHGKSNIGTTNEEICKNEEVIQRIQEEVDHYNEKFGNWEKVKKFELTPDVWGIDSGHLTPTMKLKRKIILEKYKNLYEKIYGSQE
- a CDS encoding dual specificity protein phosphatase family protein, with the protein product MVKKILIAVLVAGAIFGGKYVYDMHINHNFETITEGKVYKSGVIPPDELEAYIKENNIKSVVDLRFPGTGDLENNPEVPEELIAEKEAIAKIPGVNYYNNGSDQVPKKHNLDYFFKIMDDSTNYPVLIHCYHGVGRAEMYSAIYRIEYEGMDRDEARTSTRFLTKWSSFDLGKPKGDFLHSYISRKDSVK
- a CDS encoding AMP-dependent synthetase/ligase, whose amino-acid sequence is MNKITRIFDFPYYQLENYNLKDAFVSKVDGIWVKTSTSEYIEKANAISKALLHLGLKKGSKIALISSNNRTEWNIMDIGISQIGAVSIPIYPTVSAEEFDYIFNHSEAELCILSDEILFEKINAIRSQLPFVKEIYSFDVVKGCKNWNELLELGNSLNNLDQVEEAKNKVDTKDLVTIIYTSGTTGKPKGVMLSHENLVSDTLGSFKRVPLKFGDSRAMSFLPICHVFERVLTYIYQYSGISIYYAESIDKIAENIKEVKPNVMTVVPRLLEKVYDKIIERGSELSGIKRALFFWSVKIGEQYQPYGANGWFYSLKLAIANKLVLSKWKEGLGGNLEIIVSGSAPLQHRLIKIFTASKITVMEGYGLTETSPVIAVNDMRNGGFKIGTVGKPLDNIEVKIAEDGEILCKGPIVMMGYYKDEEKTASIIKDGFFHTEDIGELDAEGFLKITDRKKEMFKTSGGKYVAPQVLENDFKQSRFIEQIMVIGEGQKMPAAFIQLDFQFVKQWAEKKHLNIGNTNEEIINNPQVRERVQHVLDSINPKFGKWEQIKRFELTPEVWSIEGGELTPTLKVKRKQILSKYKDLYDKIYN
- a CDS encoding PaaI family thioesterase, translated to MFDKDAFLKLCAKLSENTLMETLEIEFIDAGEDFLTAKMPVNPRVHQPMGLLHGGASVALAESVGSAASIMFINPEVTEVRGIEISANHLKSKREGTVYATAKVIHKGKSIHLWEIRIVDEQGALISLCKLTNMVLPRRR